A section of the Phaseolus vulgaris cultivar G19833 chromosome 8, P. vulgaris v2.0, whole genome shotgun sequence genome encodes:
- the LOC137825227 gene encoding uncharacterized protein, producing the protein MSKIFEKISYASTSKEAWDILEKVFKGVVRRVKQMRLQTLRGELEAMKMKNSEDVSSYITRVQTIANQLKRNGETLTDARVVEKIIRSLTDDFENIVCAIEELRNVEEMTIDDLAGSLKAHEQ; encoded by the coding sequence ATGAGTAAAATTTTCGAGAAGATTTCTTATGCATCCACTTCAAAGGAAGCATGGGACATCTTAGAAAAGGTGTTCAAGGGTGTAGTTCGACGAGTTAAACAAATGCGTCTTCAAACTCTACGAGGTGAGTTGGAGGCCATGAAGATGAAGAATTCAGAAGATGTATCTAGTTACATCACTCGTGTGCAAACGATAGCCAATCAACTTAAACGTAATGGAGAAACTCTCACAGATGCAAGGGTCGTGGAGAAGATTATTAGGTCATTGACCGATGACTTTGAAAATATTGTATGTGCAATCGAAGAGTTAAGAAATGTGGAAGAGATGACCATTGATGATCTCGCGGGTTCTCTTAAAGCACATGAAcaatga